GCCTGATCGCTCCGAGCAGGCGGTGCACCGGCACGCCCTTGATCTTCGCGGCCAGGTCCCACAATGCAATGTCGAGCCCGGAGATCGCGAACATGGTGATGCCGTAGCGGCCGAACAGATGAAGGTTGCGCTGCATCTGCTCCATGACCGCGGGAATGCCGGCCGCATCGGGAACCTCAAGCCCGCGGGCCTGCGGCGCGATCATTTCCTCGATGGCGCTGTGCGTGGTGCGCGGGCAGACGTAGGCGAAGGCATCGCCCCAACCGGTCAGCCCGGCGTCGGTGGTGACCTCGACGATCACCATGTCGAGGGCGGTGATCGCGGAGGCGCCCTGGCGAAAGCTGGCAACACCGGCGTCATAGGGGATGCGGATATGGTGCGCCCGCACATCGGTGATTTTCATGACGCGGTTCCTCCTGCTTTCTCGTGAGCGGTTTCAGGGAAGGTCTGGAGTGTAGACATGAACGTGAGGGCGTTGCCAGTGGCTGTTCCGGCGTTATCCTTTTGCGGGACGGCAATGCCGATCAAGCGAAGCCGGCGGCGTTGTGCGCATCATGGCCGCGCTTCGAACGAGGACCCGAACGTCATGAACCCCGCCCATCGCGCGCTCTGGTATATCGAGAGCCATCTTGCCGAGCCGATGACGCTCGACGAGATCGCTGCGATCGGTGGTGTTTCGCGGTTCCACATGGTGCGCGCGTTTGCCGCAGCAACCGGGCTTCCGGTGATGCGCTACGTGCGCGCGCGGCGGCTGACAGAGTCCGCGCGTCTTCTTGCGAACGGCGCGCCGGATATCCTGTCGCTGGCCCTGGAGGCCGACTACGGCTCGCACGAAGCATTCACCCGCGCGTTCCGCGACCATTTCGGCACCACGCCCGAAGCGGTGAGGGCGGCAACGTGTGTCAAACACCTCAAGCTTCAGGAGCCGATCCTCATGGACTCCACCATGCTCGACAATCTTGCACCGCCGCGTTTCGAGACCGCGAAGGCCTTCCTCGTCGCTGGCCCCGCCGAGCGCATCTCTTGCGACAACGGCGCGATCATCCCCAGCCTCTGGCAGCGCTTCCACCAGGAGGTCGCCGAGATTCCCGCGCGCATCGGTAACGTCGCCTATGGCGTCTGCTGCAACGCCGATGACGCCGGCAATTTCGACTATATCGCCGGCGTCGAGGTCGCGGACTTCTCCGATCTGCCGCGGCGCTTCGGCCGCATCCGCATTCCCGAGCAGCGCTACGCGGTGTTCACCCACACCGAGCACGTCGCCTCGATCCGCCGCACCGTCAACACGATCTGGAATCAATGGCTGCCGGCCTCAGGCCTCAAGGCCGCGGACGCGCCGAACTTCGAGCGCTACGATGAGAGGTTCGATCCCGCGACCGGCAATGGCGGCTTCGAGATCTGGCTGCCGGTGAAGGAGTAGACCGCGCAAGGCTGGCATACCTGCCCGCTTGCTTGGCAAGGCTCGGTGACTTTGTCATAACCGCAGGCAAATCTTGCCTGCGGGGCCCGTGCCGGACATCCCGTGCAAGCCATAACAAGCAGCCGGGAGGGTCCCAAAATGTCCAATGTCCGCGTTCTCGCCACCGACCTTGAATTTCCCGAAGGGCCGGTCGTGATGCCGGACGGCTCGGTCGTGCTGGTGGAAATCCGCGGCCAGCGCCTGACCCGCGTTTATCCCGACGGTCGCAAGGAGATCGTCGCCAAGATTCCGGGCGGCCCGAATGGCGCCGCGCTCGGGCCCGACGGCAAGATCTACGTCTGCAACAACGGCGGCTTCTCCTGGATCCCGACCCGCACCACGATCATGCCGGGCCCGCAGCCCGACGATTATCTCGGCGGCTCGATCCAGCGCGTTGACCTGCAGTCCGGCAAGGTCGAGGCCGTCGTGACGAAGTGCGGCGAGCACGATCTGCGGGGACCGAACGATCTCGTCTTCGACAAGCAGGGCGGCCTGTGGTTCTCGGATCTGGGAAAACGCCGCGCGCGCGAGATGGACGTCGGCGGCATGTATTATCTCAAGCCCGGCATGAAGGAGATCGTCGAGGTCGTGCACGGCGTGCTGCCGGCGAACGGCATCGGTCTGTCGCCGGACGAAAACACGGTCTACATCGCGGAGACGCCCACGGGGCGGCTCTGGGCCTACGAGCTGTCCGCGCCCGGCACCCTCAAGCCGCGCGACGCGATTTACCGCGGCGAGCGGGGCAAGCCGATCTGCGGCCTCGGCGGCTACCAGATGTTCGACTCGCTCGCGGTGGAGGCCAATGGCAATGTCTGCGTCGCGACCCTCGTCTCCGGCTGCATCTCGGTGATCGCGCCCGATGGCACGCTGGTCGAGCAGGTGCCGACCGGCGACCGCGTCACCACCAACATCGCCTTCGGCGGCGGCGAGTTGAAGACCGCCTATATCACGCTGTCGGGCAAGGGCGAGCTGATCGCCATGGATTGGCCACGCGGCGGTTTGCCACTTAATTTTTTAAACAAGTGAGCGATGCTGTAGTAGTTACCGTCATTGCGAGGAGCATAGCGACGAAGCAATCCAGGAATGCATCCGCGGAAAACTTCTGGATTGCTTCGCTTCGCTCGCAATGACGTAAGGAGAATTCCGAATGCCCTGGCCCGATCCCATCACCCTGCGCGGACAGCATGCCCGTCTCGAGCCGCTGTCGCATCAGCATCGCGAGGGGCTGGTGGAGGCCGTGAAGGACGGCGAGCTCTCAAAGCTCTGGTACACCGCGATTCCTCTGCCGGAGAACATGGGCAAGGAGATCGACCGCCGTCTCGGGCTCCAGGCCGCGGGCTCCATGCTGCCGTTCACCGTGTTCGACGCCGCAGGGAAAATCGTCGGCATGACGACCTACATGAACATCGATGCCGCCAATCGCCGCGTCGAGATCGGCTCGACCTGGTATGGGAAGAGCGCGCAGCGCGGGCCGCTCAATACCCAGTGCAAATTGCTGCTGCTCCGGCATGCCTTCGAGACGCTGAACTGCATCGCGGTCGAGTTCCGCACGCATTTCTTCAATCACCAGAGCCGCCGCGCGATCGAGCGGCTGGGCGCCAAGCAGGACGGCATCTTGCGCAGCCACCAGATCGCGCCCAACGGCACGCTGCGCGACACCGTGGTTTACAGCATCACCGCCGCGGAATGGCCGACGGTGCAGGTGCATTTGAATTATCAACTCAACGACAAGCCGCGCTGAGCGGCTTCTGGCGGATATCATGGATAGATTTGACTATGTGATCGTCGGCGCGGGCTCTGCCGGCTGCGTGCTCACCAGCCGGCTCAGCGAGGACCCCGCCACCAGCGTCTGCGTGCTCGAAGCCGGCCCCAGCGACTGGCACCCCTACATCCATCTGCCGGCGGGCTTCATCAAAACCTTCCACATGAAGAGCATCAACTGGGCCTACCAGCAGGAGCCGGGGCCCTGGACCGGCGGGCGCAGCATCTATGCGCCGCGTGGCAAGACGCTCGGCGGCTCGTCCTCGATCAACGGCCACATCTACAACCGCGGCCAGCGCATGGATTTCGACACCTGGGCGCAGATGGGCAATCGCGGCTGGGGCTATGCCGACGTGCTTCCCTACTTCCGGCGGCTGGAGAGGCGGGTCGGCGAGGGCGAGGCGCTCTATCGCGGCCGCGAGGGCAGCCTCACGGTCACGACGATGGACTGGCGCGATCCGCTCTGCGAGGCCTTCATGGAAGGCGCGGTGTCGCTCGGCATTCCCCGCAACCCCGACTACAACGGCAAGACCCAGGAGGGCGTCTCCTACTGCCAGCGCACCATCGAGAACGGCCTGCGCGTCTCCGGTTCGACCGCGTTCCTCAAGCCCGCGATGAAGCGGCCCAACGTGCATGTGCACACGCATGCGCATGCGACCGAGATCATCTTCGAGGGCAATCGCGCCGTCGGCGTGCGCTACATGAAGGGCGGCCGCGGCGGCCATCCTGTCGAGGTGCGCGCCAACAAGGAGGTGATCCTGTCCGGCGGCACCTATAATTCGCCGCAGCTCCTCCAGCTCTCCGGCATCGGCTCGCCGGAGCTGTTGCAGGCCCACGGCATCACGGTGCGCTACGCGTTGCCGGTCGGCGAGGGTCTCCAGGACCACTACGCGCCGCGCACGGTCGCGCGCGTGAAGGACATCAAGACCATCAACGAGCTGCGCCGCGGCCTCTCGCTCTGGGTCGAGGCGCTGAAATGGGCCACCACGCGCCGCGGCCTGCTGTCGCTGTCGCCGACCATGGTCTATTGCTTCTGGCATTCGGGCGAGAGCGCGGAGAGCTCCGACCTGCAGCTCACCTTCACGCCGGCATCCTACAAGGAAGGCGTGCAGGGCCAGCTCGAGGACGAGCCCGGCATGACGGTCGCGTCATGGCAGCAGCGCCCGGAGAGCCGCGGCTATGTCCGCATCCGCTCCAGCGATCCCTTTGCGCCGCCGATCATCCAGACCAACTATCTCGACGCCGAGCTCGACCGTCGCGTCATTGTCGGCGGCATGAAGCTCGCGCGGCGCTTGCTGAAATCCGCACCGCTGTCGCCCTATTACGCCCACGAGGATTTCCCCGGCCCGAACGTCAACACCGACGACGAATTCCTGCACGCAGCGACCGAGCGCGGCACCACCACCTTCCACCCCGGCTGCACCTGCCGCATGGGCCCTGCGGATTCGACCTGGGCGGTGGTCGACGACCAGCTCCGCGTCCACGGCCTCCAAGGCCTGCGCGTCATCGACGCCTCGGTGATGCCGCGCATGATCTCGGCGAATTTGAACGCGTCGACCATGATGATCGCCGACCGCGCGTCGGATCTCATCCGCGGCAAGCAGCCGATGGAAGCCGCGCGGATTCCGGACGCCGCGGTGGCGTGAGGCGCTGCGGGCTGCAACGATCAAGTTGGGCATGGGCCCGCGCCACATTCTCCGACGTCATCGCCCGGCTTGACCGGGCGATCCAGTATTCCAGAGACGGTTGCGATCGATTCGAAAGGCCGCGTCGTACTGGATTCCCCGCTTTCGCGGGGAATGACGATCGCGCTTGAGGCAGTGGCAGAGCGCTATTGCAGGAGAGTAAGGCCTACACCTCTCGCCGGCTCAGGAACGCCAGCCGCTCGAACAGGTGCACGTCCTGTTCGTTCTTGAGCAGCGCGCCGTGCAGCGGCGGGATCAGTTTGCGCGGGTCGCGTTCGCGGAGCTGTTCGACGCTCATGTCCTCGTTGAGCAGCAGCTTGAGCCAGTCGAGCAGTTCGGAGGTCGAGGGCTTCTTCTTCAGGCCGGGCACCTCGCGCACCTCGAAGAAGATGCGCAAGGCTTCCTCGACGAGGCGCTTCTTGATGCCGGGGAAGTGGACGTCGACGATGCGGCCCATGGTCTCTGCGTCGGGGAACTTGATGTAGTGGAAGAAGCAGCGGCGCAGGAAGGCGTCCGGCAGCTCCTTCTCGTTGTTGGAGGTGATCATCATGATCGGGCGCTGCTTCGCCTTGATCGTCTCGCCGGTCTCGTAGACATGGAATTCCATGCGGTCGAGCTCGAGCAGCAGGTCGTTGGGAAATTCGATGTCGGCCTTGTCGATCTCGTCGATCAGCAGCACCGGGCGCTGCTCGGCGGTGAAGGCGTCCCACAGCTTGCCGCGCTTGATGTAGTTCTTGATGTCGGACACCCGCGCATCGCCGAGCTGGCTGTCGCGCAGGCGCGACACGGCATCGTATTCGTAGAGGCCCTGCTGGGCCTTGGTGGTGGACTTGATGTGCCAGGTCAAAAGCGGCGCGTTCAGCGCCTTCGCCACTTCCTCGGCCAGCACGGTCTTGCCGGTGCCGGGCTCACCCTTGATGAGGAGCGGGCGCTCCAGCACGATCGAGGCGTTGACCGCGACCTTCAGATCGTCGGTCGCAACATAGTCTTTGGTGCCGGTAAACTTCATCGCGCGTCCTTGTTGGTCGGTTCGGGCGAGGCCCCTTCAGGGTTTGCCTCGGCCCGACAAAAGGAACGGCCGCTCGGAGCGGCCGTTCCTTGGGTTCGGTCAAGCTTTCAGACCCGTTTTATCAGCGAAAGGATGACCAGCACAATCACCGCGCCGATCGTGGCATCCACGATGGCGCCGAACGTGCCGGTGGCGAGTTCGATATGGAGCTGCGGCAGGATCCAGCTCGCCACCAGCGCGCCGATGATGCCCACCACGATGTTGCCGATGAGGCCAAATCCCGCCCCGTGGACAATTTTCCCGGCGAGCCAGCCGGCGATCGCGCCGATGATCAGCGCTGCGATGATTCCCATGACAAAGATCCCCAAAACCAAGCCTCAAGCGGCCCAATTCTAGAGCAAAAAGCCTCCCGGTCCAGCTTCGAGGAGCGGCCGGCGCCCCTTGACGGAAGCCATCCGACGGGCAATCTGTCACTCATGTTCCTGCAGTTCTTCACCTCATTGCGCGATGCGCAGGTCCCCGTGACGCTGCGCGAATACCTCACGCTGATGGAAGCGCTCGACGCCGACCTCGCGGACTACACGGTCGAGAATTTCTACTACCTGTCGCGCTCGGCGCTGGTGAAGGACGAGCGCAATCTCGATAAGTTCGATCGCGTGTTCGGCACGGTGTTCAAAGGGTTGGAAAGCCTGCTCGACGCCATGGAGAAGGCGGAGATTCCCGAGGAGTGGCTGAAGAAGCTCGCCGAGAAATATCTCACTGAGGAAGAGAAGAAGCAGATCGAGGCCATGGGCTGGGACAAGCTCATGGAGACCTTGAAGAAGCGGCTCGAGGAGCAGAAGGGCCGCCACCAGGGCGGCAGCAAGTGGATCGGCACCGCAGGCACCTCTCCGTTCGGCGCCTATGGCTACAATCCGGAAGGCGTGCGCATCGGCCAGGAGAAGAACCGCAACAACCGCGCCGTGAAGGTGTGGGACAAGCGCGAGTTCAAGGATCTCGACGGCAATGTCGAGCTCGGCATTCGAAACATCAAGGTGGCGCTGCGGCGGCTGCGCAAGTTCGCGCGCACCGGCGCGCCGGACGAACTCGATCTCGACACCACGATCCGCGAGACCGCCAACCACGGCTATCTCGACGTCCACATGCGGCCCGAGCGGCGCAACGCGGTGAAGGTTCTCGTCTTCTTCGACATCGGCGGCTCGATGGACGCGCATATCGAGCAGGTCGAGGAATTGTTCTCGGCGGCGAAGAGCGAGTTCAAGCACATGGAGTATTTCTACTTCCACAACTGCCTTTATGAAGGCGTGTGGAAGCAGAACAAGCGGCGCTTCACCGACCGCACGCCGACCTGGGACGTGCTGCACAAATATCCGCACGACTACAAGGTCGTGTTCGTCGGCGACGCCTCGATGTCGCCTTACGAGATCATGGTGCCGGGCGGCTCGGTCGAGCACGTCAACGAGGAGCCCGGCTCGGTCTGGCTCGAGCGCATCATCCGCACCTATCCGCATGCGGTGTGGCTCAATCCGGTGCAGCAGAAGCACTGGGACTATTCGGAATCCACCACGATCATCAAACGCATCTTTGCGGGCCGCATGTACCCGATCACGATCGAGGGGCTGGAAGGGGCGATGAAGGAATTGACGCACTAGCCCTCTGTCATTCCGGGGCGATGCGGAGCATCGAGCCCGGAATCCATCGGACGGCAGAGTTAGCGGATAAATGGATTCCGGGCTCGCACTGCACGCGCCCCGGAATGACGAGAAGAAGGGAGAACCACATGCCCCAAAACATCACCCGCGGCATCAAGGCGCTGGTCGACGAGGCCAATGCCGAGATCGAGACGCTCACAGCCAAGGACGCCATCGAGATTTCCAAGAACGGCGACGTCGTCATCGTCGACATTCGCGATCCCAGGGAGATCGAGCGCGACGGCCGCATTCCCGGCGCGTTCGCCTGCACGCGCGGCATGCTCGAATTCTGGATCGATCCGCAGAGTCCCTATGCAAAGCCGGTCTTCCAAGAGGACAAGAAGTTCGTCTTCCACTGCGCAGGGGGCCTGCGCTCCGCGCTCGCCGCCAAGACCGCGCAGGACATGGGCTTAAAGCCCGTCGCCCACATCGCCGGCGGCTACGCCGCCTGGCGCGACGCCGGCGGTCCGACGGAAAAGTGGGAGCCGAAGAAGAAGGGCTGAGGGCGTTTCGCTCCCACCGCCCGTCATTCCGGGGCGCGACGAAGTCGCGAACCCGGAATCCATTTATCCACCAACTCTGCGGCGCGATGGATTCCGGGTTCGCGCTGCGCGCGCCCCGGAATGACAAGGAAATTTCCGCATGACCACCACCGATCCCCTCGCCTCCACCGAATGGCTCGCCGCCCACATTGGCGATGCCAACGTGAAGGTGCTTGACGCCACCTTCAAGCTGCCGGGCGTGCTGCCGCTGCCGAAGGACGACTATCTCGCCGCGCATCTGCCGGGCGCCGTGTTCTTCGACGTCGACGCGGTGTCGGATCATTCCAATCCGCTGCCGCACATGTTTCCGAGCGCCGAGCAGTTCGGCCGCGACGTCGGCAATCTCGGCATCGCCAATGCCGACATGGTGGTCATCTACGATGCCGGCGGCTGGGTCGCCGCGCCGCGCGCGTGGTGGATGTTCCTGTCCTACGGCCACGGCAATGTGCGTATCCTCAATGGCGGCCTGAAGAAGTGGCGCGCCGAGGGGCGTGCCGTCGAGAGCGGCGAGGTGAAGCCGAAGCCTGCGACGTTCAAGGCGAGCTATGATGCGAAGCGCGTGCGCAGCATGCAGCAGTTGGTCGCCAACGTCGAAAGCCGCAAAGAACAGGTGGTCGATGCACGCGCTGCCGACCGCTTCGAGGGCCGTGCGCCCGAGCCGCGGCCGGGCATCCGCTCCGGCCACATCCCCGGCGCCCGCAACGTGCCCTACAATCTGCTGTTCGATGCCGCGACCGGGACGATGAAGCCGCTCGACGATCTGCGCGCCGCCTTTACCGGCGCAGGTATCGGGCTCGATGCGCCGATCGTGACGAGCTGCGGCTCCGGCGTGTCGGCCGGCGTGCTGACGCTCGCGCTCTATCGGCTCGGCATCACCGACACCGCACTCTATGACGGCTCGTGGTCGGAGTGGGGCCAGGAGAGCGGCCCGCCGATCGCGACGGGGCCGGCGTAAAGCCTTACTGGCGCGGGCGCGTGGCCGTGGCGGTCAGCGTCGGCTGCTGTTGCGGCTGCGCGAACGGATAATAGTACTGCTGCACCGGCTGAGGCGGCGGGCGGCGCACGATGCGGTGCCGCTTCTTCGGCTTCTGCGCACGCGGCTTGGTCGCCTTGCTTTCCGGCGTGCCGGTGTCGGCCCTTGCGTTGGCCTTGGCCTTCGCGGGCGGATCCTTCGCCGCCGTGGTCGCCGGCTCGTTGAGCGCGGCCACCTTGGCCGTCGCGCCGTCGGTCGCGGGCGAGGCCACAGCAACCGTTGTCTCGGACGACTGTGCTTCGGCGACGGCAGCGGCCGGTGCGGGTTTGTCCTCGGGCAGGGAAGCGGTCGTGTCGGCCGGGGTCAGCGTATCGGTGAAAGCGGCGGCCGCAGTCTCCGTCCCGACCGGCTCGACGGCCGGCGTCTCCGTGGCCGGCGGCGCCACGGCTGGCGGCGTGATGTCGGCGGCTTGTGGCTCGGGCTGAGAATTGGCTTCAAGCGTCACCGCGGCCATCTGCTCGGGGTCGGCCTCGACGGCGGGCAGCGAGATCGTCGGGACCTGGTCCCGCAGCGGCGGCTCGGCCGCATCGGCCGCCGGCTCGACCGGCTCCGGCTCGGCGCGCAATGCGGCGAGGACCGGCTGGGCCGGTGCGGGGGCTTGCACAAACACCTGCTCCTGTGGGCCGTTTCGCCAGGAGGGATTGTTGACGTACTGCTCGTGGGTCGTCCGCAGCAGCGCGGCGGCACCTAGGCCGAACACCAGGATGGAGGTTGACAGCAGGATCGCGGCAAACAGGAAGCGAAAGCCGGGAAGCATCGAAGGATACGGATTTCCGCCCCAGCGGGTGCCGGCCGGGGCCCTTGAGGCATCTGAACGCGGTGACGATACTGATTGCCGCGTCCGCCGCGCGGGTCGAAGCTCAAATCGAGGCGAATCAGGCTGAATTGACCATACCGCAACGTCTCGGCGCCGTTCCCTTAAAAAACGGGGCGGAAGACTCCGCCAATCCAGGGCTCGATGCGATTTCCGCCCCGTGATGCACCGGAGCAACGGTCGCGCAAGGGATCACAAATCGCCAAATCGCGCCAAATAAACCTGATATGTCTTGAATGTGCCGCGATCTTCGGTCATGTGCCGTTGACGGTCCGGTCGGGCCTGGGGACGATACAAGAGCGATGATGATCAAACATTTTCTGACGATATGCGCTGCCGCAACGGTCGCTGCGGCGGGAACCTCGCTCGCGCAGGCTCAGAGCTATCCGGTGCAGCAGGCGCCGAACTATGGCGCTCCGTCCGAATATCGTCCCGGCGACCGCACACCGAATTTCGACGCGCTGGACGAAGACGATGACGCCGTGCCGCAGAACTCCGCGGCGCTGCCGCCGCCCGGCCCCGCCGGCCCGGTGATGTCGCCCGACGATCCCCGCTACGGCCGTCCCGCCGGCGCGCCTCCGGTCTATTCGGCGGCCCCGCCCCAAGGCCCCGTGATGTCGCCGGATGATCCCCGCTATGGACGCCCCGCGGGTAGCCCGACCTATTCGGCCGCGCAGCCGCAGGGCCCGGTGATGTCGCCCGACGATCCTCGCTATGGCCGCCCCGCCGGTCCGCCGCCGGTGATCTATGCCGATCGTCCGGCGCAGGCGCCCGCCAATGACGGTCTGCGTCCGCCGGAGGCGATCAATGGTGCCGCCGCAACCGGAGCGGTCGGGCAGCAACCCGCCGTCGGCAGCGATGGCCGGCCGATGACGGTTGCCTCACTGCCGCCCGAGGAGCAGCCCGACGCAGCGCCCGCGCAGTTGGCGCCGAACCTGCGCCGCCAGGAAGTCGCGTTTCAGACCAAGGAGCCGGCCGGCACCATCGTCGTCGATACGCCGAACACCTACCTCTACTATGTCCTCGGCAATGGCCGCGCGATCCGCTATGGCGTGCGCGTCGGCCGCGACGGCTTCACCTGGACCGGGGTGCAGAAGATCACCCGCAAGGCCGAGTGGCCGGATTGGCATCCGCCGACGGAGATGATCGAGCGTCAGCCCTATCTGCCGCGCTTCATGGCCGGCGGTCCCGGCAATCCGCTCGGCGCCCGCGCGATGTATCTCGGCTCGACCGTCTACCGCATCCACGGCACCAACCAGCCGTCGACGATCGGCAAGTTCGTGTCCTCCGGCTGCATCGGCATGCTGAACGAGGACGTCTCCGACCTGTTCGATCGCGTCAAGGTCGGCACGCGCGTGGTGGTGATGCCGGGCGGCTCGCCTCCGGGCACGGCGACCGCATCTGCTGCACCGACGCCTGGTGCTGCCGCGCCGCCTCCGGTATCCGCCCAGGCCGGCCCGGTCGCGGGCACGCAGCCGACGGTGGTGCCGCCGCTGCCCGCACCGGTCACTGTGCGCTAA
The DNA window shown above is from Bradyrhizobium sp. CB1650 and carries:
- a CDS encoding AraC family transcriptional regulator; this translates as MNPAHRALWYIESHLAEPMTLDEIAAIGGVSRFHMVRAFAAATGLPVMRYVRARRLTESARLLANGAPDILSLALEADYGSHEAFTRAFRDHFGTTPEAVRAATCVKHLKLQEPILMDSTMLDNLAPPRFETAKAFLVAGPAERISCDNGAIIPSLWQRFHQEVAEIPARIGNVAYGVCCNADDAGNFDYIAGVEVADFSDLPRRFGRIRIPEQRYAVFTHTEHVASIRRTVNTIWNQWLPASGLKAADAPNFERYDERFDPATGNGGFEIWLPVKE
- a CDS encoding SMP-30/gluconolactonase/LRE family protein, whose translation is MSNVRVLATDLEFPEGPVVMPDGSVVLVEIRGQRLTRVYPDGRKEIVAKIPGGPNGAALGPDGKIYVCNNGGFSWIPTRTTIMPGPQPDDYLGGSIQRVDLQSGKVEAVVTKCGEHDLRGPNDLVFDKQGGLWFSDLGKRRAREMDVGGMYYLKPGMKEIVEVVHGVLPANGIGLSPDENTVYIAETPTGRLWAYELSAPGTLKPRDAIYRGERGKPICGLGGYQMFDSLAVEANGNVCVATLVSGCISVIAPDGTLVEQVPTGDRVTTNIAFGGGELKTAYITLSGKGELIAMDWPRGGLPLNFLNK
- a CDS encoding GNAT family protein produces the protein MPWPDPITLRGQHARLEPLSHQHREGLVEAVKDGELSKLWYTAIPLPENMGKEIDRRLGLQAAGSMLPFTVFDAAGKIVGMTTYMNIDAANRRVEIGSTWYGKSAQRGPLNTQCKLLLLRHAFETLNCIAVEFRTHFFNHQSRRAIERLGAKQDGILRSHQIAPNGTLRDTVVYSITAAEWPTVQVHLNYQLNDKPR
- a CDS encoding GMC family oxidoreductase N-terminal domain-containing protein; this encodes MDRFDYVIVGAGSAGCVLTSRLSEDPATSVCVLEAGPSDWHPYIHLPAGFIKTFHMKSINWAYQQEPGPWTGGRSIYAPRGKTLGGSSSINGHIYNRGQRMDFDTWAQMGNRGWGYADVLPYFRRLERRVGEGEALYRGREGSLTVTTMDWRDPLCEAFMEGAVSLGIPRNPDYNGKTQEGVSYCQRTIENGLRVSGSTAFLKPAMKRPNVHVHTHAHATEIIFEGNRAVGVRYMKGGRGGHPVEVRANKEVILSGGTYNSPQLLQLSGIGSPELLQAHGITVRYALPVGEGLQDHYAPRTVARVKDIKTINELRRGLSLWVEALKWATTRRGLLSLSPTMVYCFWHSGESAESSDLQLTFTPASYKEGVQGQLEDEPGMTVASWQQRPESRGYVRIRSSDPFAPPIIQTNYLDAELDRRVIVGGMKLARRLLKSAPLSPYYAHEDFPGPNVNTDDEFLHAATERGTTTFHPGCTCRMGPADSTWAVVDDQLRVHGLQGLRVIDASVMPRMISANLNASTMMIADRASDLIRGKQPMEAARIPDAAVA
- a CDS encoding MoxR family ATPase, with the protein product MKFTGTKDYVATDDLKVAVNASIVLERPLLIKGEPGTGKTVLAEEVAKALNAPLLTWHIKSTTKAQQGLYEYDAVSRLRDSQLGDARVSDIKNYIKRGKLWDAFTAEQRPVLLIDEIDKADIEFPNDLLLELDRMEFHVYETGETIKAKQRPIMMITSNNEKELPDAFLRRCFFHYIKFPDAETMGRIVDVHFPGIKKRLVEEALRIFFEVREVPGLKKKPSTSELLDWLKLLLNEDMSVEQLRERDPRKLIPPLHGALLKNEQDVHLFERLAFLSRREV
- a CDS encoding GlsB/YeaQ/YmgE family stress response membrane protein, with translation MGIIAALIIGAIAGWLAGKIVHGAGFGLIGNIVVGIIGALVASWILPQLHIELATGTFGAIVDATIGAVIVLVILSLIKRV
- a CDS encoding VWA domain-containing protein: MFLQFFTSLRDAQVPVTLREYLTLMEALDADLADYTVENFYYLSRSALVKDERNLDKFDRVFGTVFKGLESLLDAMEKAEIPEEWLKKLAEKYLTEEEKKQIEAMGWDKLMETLKKRLEEQKGRHQGGSKWIGTAGTSPFGAYGYNPEGVRIGQEKNRNNRAVKVWDKREFKDLDGNVELGIRNIKVALRRLRKFARTGAPDELDLDTTIRETANHGYLDVHMRPERRNAVKVLVFFDIGGSMDAHIEQVEELFSAAKSEFKHMEYFYFHNCLYEGVWKQNKRRFTDRTPTWDVLHKYPHDYKVVFVGDASMSPYEIMVPGGSVEHVNEEPGSVWLERIIRTYPHAVWLNPVQQKHWDYSESTTIIKRIFAGRMYPITIEGLEGAMKELTH
- a CDS encoding rhodanese-like domain-containing protein — translated: MPQNITRGIKALVDEANAEIETLTAKDAIEISKNGDVVIVDIRDPREIERDGRIPGAFACTRGMLEFWIDPQSPYAKPVFQEDKKFVFHCAGGLRSALAAKTAQDMGLKPVAHIAGGYAAWRDAGGPTEKWEPKKKG
- the sseA gene encoding 3-mercaptopyruvate sulfurtransferase; this translates as MTTTDPLASTEWLAAHIGDANVKVLDATFKLPGVLPLPKDDYLAAHLPGAVFFDVDAVSDHSNPLPHMFPSAEQFGRDVGNLGIANADMVVIYDAGGWVAAPRAWWMFLSYGHGNVRILNGGLKKWRAEGRAVESGEVKPKPATFKASYDAKRVRSMQQLVANVESRKEQVVDARAADRFEGRAPEPRPGIRSGHIPGARNVPYNLLFDAATGTMKPLDDLRAAFTGAGIGLDAPIVTSCGSGVSAGVLTLALYRLGITDTALYDGSWSEWGQESGPPIATGPA
- a CDS encoding L,D-transpeptidase, with amino-acid sequence MIKHFLTICAAATVAAAGTSLAQAQSYPVQQAPNYGAPSEYRPGDRTPNFDALDEDDDAVPQNSAALPPPGPAGPVMSPDDPRYGRPAGAPPVYSAAPPQGPVMSPDDPRYGRPAGSPTYSAAQPQGPVMSPDDPRYGRPAGPPPVIYADRPAQAPANDGLRPPEAINGAAATGAVGQQPAVGSDGRPMTVASLPPEEQPDAAPAQLAPNLRRQEVAFQTKEPAGTIVVDTPNTYLYYVLGNGRAIRYGVRVGRDGFTWTGVQKITRKAEWPDWHPPTEMIERQPYLPRFMAGGPGNPLGARAMYLGSTVYRIHGTNQPSTIGKFVSSGCIGMLNEDVSDLFDRVKVGTRVVVMPGGSPPGTATASAAPTPGAAAPPPVSAQAGPVAGTQPTVVPPLPAPVTVR